AGCATCCGCATTGTGGCGTGACTGATACAACATGACCGCCTGCATGGTTGATTCTTTCTGTGCCTCCGTCAACGGGGTGTCATCCGCCCATTTTCCGGTTTCAACCGCAGCCAGCAGTCGCTGATATACCTCAGGCGTCATTGCCGCCAGGATCTGTTGAACATCCATTACCTTACTCCTCTTTTCGCCCGGTTTCGGGCAACTCCGCAATGGTAGGGCTACGATAATGACCTGAGCCGGTCAGTCAAGTGACCGCGATATTTTAGTTTTCTTTTGTTTTCGTGATCACACTGCAGCCAAGTCACATTTTTCTTCCTGTTTGACCCGTTTCTGCCGTCTTTTA
This DNA window, taken from Photobacterium sp. CCB-ST2H9, encodes the following:
- a CDS encoding YeaC family protein is translated as MDVQQILAAMTPEVYQRLLAAVETGKWADDTPLTEAQKESTMQAVMLYQSRHNADAEHMTVAAGGEIRFKSKAELKREFAVEDSETPVADIARFPLNES